One region of Citrus sinensis cultivar Valencia sweet orange chromosome 6, DVS_A1.0, whole genome shotgun sequence genomic DNA includes:
- the LOC127902995 gene encoding LRR receptor-like serine/threonine-protein kinase EFR encodes MIPHEIGRLFGLRSIIFNRNMLQGEIPVNLTHCSELRILDLVVNKLEGKIPSELGGLFKLKGLGLANNYLTGPIPQSLSNLSFLQRLSLSENSLNGNIPIELGQLKHLNMFQVSVNSLTGSIPIQLFNITPMDYFAASENQLFGEIPPYIGFTLPNIRLLFLGGNQFFGNIPHSISNASKLEWLDFANNSLTGSIPEDLGRLRNLTRLNFARNNLGTRKGNDLRFLDSLVNCTYLEVVSLSKNNLRGILPNSIANFSSHLSYLYMSANPISGSIPTGIGNLKNLILIAIEVCLLAGSIPISVGSLPKLQVLSLFGNNISGEIPSSFGNLTFLSELHLHRNSIRGSLPSALGTCHLLQKLDLSDNNLSGAIPSEVIGLSSLSGWLDLSHNHFTGRIPSEVGNLKNIRQLDLSENKLSGEIPSSLASCVGLEYLNLSDNFFRGPIHPGFSSLKGLEELDLSQNNFSGKMPKFLDTFPFLRRLNLSFNNLEGEVPHKGIFKNSSAISVAGNGKLCGGISELKLPPCTSSESKKSEKSKGLKFMIPLLSGLVGLVLVMSLLIINRLRKKRTVTGSESSSRKDLLLNVSYESLLKATGGFSSANLAGAGSYVLDPDQTVVAVKVLFLHQRGALKSFMAECEVLRNIRHRNLVKIITACSSSDFEGNDFKALVYEFMHNGSLEIWLHPESTSDDLNYSSRILSLLQRLNIAIDVASALEYLHRHCGKPIVHCDLKPSNILLDNDMTAHVGDFGLTRFIPEAIRSNQSSSIGLKGTVGYAPPEYGMGSRVSTYGDVYSYGILLLETFTGKRPTSDIFAEGLDLHNFVKNALPEQISEVLDPLFVTGGEEGEGTAEEKLKQDQVQESLATILKIGVACSVESPRERMDISDVVNNLQKVKSTLLRCGIN; translated from the exons ATGATCCCACATGAAATAGGCCGCTTGTTTGGGCTACGATCAATCATATTTAATCGTAATATGTTACAAGGAGAGATTCCTGTCAATCTCACTCATTGTTCTGAGCTCAGGATTCTCGACTTAGTCGTGAACAAGCTCGAAGGTAAAATACCTTCTGAATTGGGCGGTTTGTTCAAGTTAAAAGGACTTGGACTTGCTAATAACTATCTCACTGGGCCTATTCCTCAGTCCCTTTCAAATCTCTCATTTCTTCAACGGCTTTCTCTTTCAGAAAACAGTCTTAATGGCAACATTCCTATTGAGCTAGGCCAATTGAAGCACCTAAACATGTTCCAAGTCTCTGTAAATTCCTTAACAGGTTCAATTCCCATCCAGCTTTTTAATATCACTCCAATGGATTACTTTGCCGCGTCAGAAAACCAACTTTTTGGTGAAATTCCACCTTACATCGGCTTCACACTTCCTAATATCCGTTTACTTTTCTTGGGAGGTAATCAGTTTTTTGGGAATATACCCCATTCTATATCTAATGCAAGTAAGCTTGAGTGGCTAGATTTTGCAAATAACTCTTTGACGGGCTCGATACCAGAAGATTTGGGTAGATTAAGGAATCTCACTAGGCTCaattttgcaagaaataatCTTGGAACCAGAAAGGGTAATGATCTTAGATTTCTAGATTCTTTGGTCAATTGCACTTACTTAGAAGTAGTCAGCCTGAGCAAAAATAATCTAAGAGGGATATTGCCAAATTCCATTGCTAATTTTTCATCCCATCTTAGCTATTTATATATGTCAGCTAATCCGATATCTGGTTCCATCCCAACGGGAATTGGTAACctgaaaaatttgatattaataGCCATTGAGGTGTGCCTCCTCGCAGGAAGCATTCCAATTTCTGTTGGATCTCTTCCCAAGCTACAAGTATTGTCCTTGTTTGGAAACAATATTTCCGGAGAAATTCCTTCATCTTTTGGGAATTTAACTTTCCTGTCAGAACTTCATTTACATAGAAATTCCATACGAGGAAGCTTACCTTCAGCTCTAGGAACTTGTCATCTACTGCAGAAATTAGATCTGTCAGATAATAATCTTTCTGGGGCTATACCCAGTGAAGTTATTGGCCTATCCTCCTTATCAGGATGGTTGGATTTGTCGCACAATCATTTCACTGGTCGTATACCATCGGAAGTTGGAAATCTGAAAAATATTCGACAATTAGATTTATCGGAGAATAAGTTATCAGGTGAAATTCCAAGCTCACTTGCAAGTTGTGTTGGCCTGGAGTATCTAAATTTGAGCGATAATTTTTTTCGTGGCCCAATCCATCCAGGCTTTAGTTCTTTAAAAGGTCTTGAAGAACTTGATCTTTCGCAAAACAACTTTTCAGGGAAAATGCCAAAGTTTTTGGATACATTTCCCTTTCTGCGAAGGTTGAATCTGTCCTTCAACAATCTAGAGGGAGAAGTTCCACATAAAGGGATCTTTAAGAATTCATCTGCCATATCGGTAGCTGGTAATGGAAAGCTTTGTGGAGGAATCTCAGAACTCAAGTTGCCACCATGTACTTCCAGTGAGTCAAAGAAAAGTGAGAAATCCAAAGGGCTCAAGTTTATGATTCCGCTCCTCTCTGGGCTTGTGGGGCTAGTTTTGGTCATGTctcttttaattatcaatcgattgagaaagaaaagaacagTGACTGGTTCAGAGTCTTCATCAAGGAAGGATTTGCTTCTAAATGTCTCCTACGAAAGTCTCCTGAAAGCTACCGGTGGATTTTCTTCTGCCAATTTAGCTGGTGCTGGAAGCTATGTACTAGATCCAGATCAAACAGTTGTTGCGGTGAAGGTGCTGTTCTTACATCAACGTGGGGCTTTAAAGAGCTTCATGGCTGAATGCGAGGTCTTAAGAAACATTAGGCATCGTAATCTTGTCAAAATCATAACTGCATGTTCAAGTTCCGATTTTGAAGGCAATGATTTCAAAGCTTTAGTTTATGAGTTCATGCACAATGGAAGTTTAGAGATCTGGTTGCATCCAGAATCAACTTCAGATGATCTGAATTACAGCTCCAGGATTTTAAGTCTTCTTCAAAGATTGAACATTGCCATTGATGTGGCTTCTGCTCTAGAATATCTTCATCGCCACTGCGGAAAGCCAATTGTTCATTGTGATTTAAAGCCAAGCAACATTCTTCTTGATAATGACATGACTGCACATGTGGGCGATTTTGGGTTAACAAGGTTTATTCCAGAAGCTATCCGTTCCAATCAAAGTAGCTCAATTGGACTGAAAGGAACCGTTGGGTATGCTCCACCAG AATATGGCATGGGAAGTCGGGTTTCAACATATGGTGATGTGTACAGCTATGGGATCCTCTTGCTGGAAACTTTTACAGGGAAAAGGCCTACCAGTGACATATTTGCGGAAGGTTTGGACCTCcacaattttgttaaaaacGCATTGCCTGAACAAATATCAGAAGTTTTAGACCCACTCTTTGTTACTGgaggagaagaaggagaaggaaCAGCTGAAGAAAAACTTAAACAGGACCAAGTACAAGAGAGTCTGGCTACAATACTCAAAATTGGAGTTGCTTGTTCAGTAGAATCCCCCAGAGAACGGATGGACATCAGTGATGTTGTAAACAATCTGCAGAAAGTCAAAAGCACTCTTCTTCGATGTGGGATCAATTAA
- the LOC127902997 gene encoding putative receptor-like protein kinase At3g47110, with the protein MGDNLFYGNIPVGIGNLVNLSLLGFEGNNLSGSFPEVIGKLNKLEGLELNANKFSGFIPSSVGNLTVLSRLLMEENRFEGSIPSSLGNCKKLQVLNLSSNNLNGTIPKEVVSLSSLSISLVMSHNSLTGSLPPEVGKLTNLVELDVSYNRLSGEIPSSLDSCISLERLYLGNNSFKGRIPVSLKSLRGLAELDLSCNNLSGKVPQFFSKLLSLRHLNLSYNELDGEISREGIFANASAISIVGNDKLCGGIQKLQLPECSRKNPRKRLSLKIVIPVTVSVPIFILLLAALVIYHIVKTSRRQSAPPSNEWQSGLSYLKISNATDNFSEENLIGSGSFGSVYKGTLADGETAAIKVLKLQQQGALKSFIDECNALTSIRHRNILKIVSSCSSVDYEGNDFKALVFEFMRNGNLDQWLHPSTDEYCHFKKLSLMQRLNIVIDVASALDYLHNQYDTPIAHCDLKSSNVLLDEGMIAHVGDFGLAKFLFEESNTPSKNQTMSNGLKGSVGYIPPEYINGHVSILGDIYSYGILLLEIFTGKRPTDDMFKDDLSIHKFVLMALPSHVMDVLDLSMLLEEENDHEKHEEEDLFPDIESQVAQKKLEECLVSVMRIGVMCSAASPRDRVGMKFVVNNLQAIRSKIRMREE; encoded by the exons atgggagataatctcttttatGGAAACATCCCAGTTGGAATTGGAAACCTTGTTAACTTGAGCCTTTTGGGATTTGAAGGGAACAATTTAAGTGGCAGTTTCCCTGAAGTTATAGGGAAGCTCAACAAATTAGAGGGATTGGAGTTGAATGCTAACAAATTTTCAGGATTTATCCCGTCTTCCGTTGGTAACTTGACTGTATTAAGTAGGCTTTTGATGGAGGAGAATAGATTTGAAGGAAGCATCCCTTCGAGTCTTGGAAACTGCAAAAAGTTACAGGTGTTGAACTTATCAAGTAATAATCTCAACGGCACCATACCCAAAGAAGTTGTCAgcctctcttctctttcaatttctttggTCATGTCTCATAATTCTTTGACTGGTTCACTCCCACCTGAAGTAGGCAAGTTGACAAATCTTGTTGAATTGGACGTGTCATACAACAGGTTATCAGGTGAAATTCCAAGCAGCCTTGATAGTTGTATTAGTTTGGAGCGTCTGTATCTGGGGAATAACTCATTTAAAGGGAGAATTCCTGTATCCTTAAAAAGTTTAAGAGGTTTAGCAGAATTAGATCTTTCATGTAATAACTTGTCTGGCAAGGTTCCCCAATTTTTCAGCAAGCTTTTATCTCTCAGGCAtctcaatctctcttacaATGAACTGGATGGAGAAATATCCAGGGAAGGGATTTTTGCAAATGCCAGTGCCATTTCCATTGTTGGGAATGATAAGCTCTGTGGTGGCATCCAAAAATTACAGTTACCTGAATGCTCCAGAAAAAATCCCAGAAAACGTCTTTCTCTAAAAATAGTAATCCCAGTAACTGTTTCAGTCccaatttttattcttcttttggCTGCTTTGGTTATTTACCATATAGTCAAAACTTCAAGAAGACAGTCCGCTCCTCCTTCTAATGAGTGGCAATCCGGCCTGTCTTATTTGAAGATCTCAAATGCAACTGATAACTTCTCTGAGGAAAATTTGATTGGTTCTGGCAGTTTTGGTTCTGTATACAAAGGAACTCTTGCTGATGGGGAAACTGCTGCAATTAAGGTACTAAAACTGCAACAGCAAGGAGCTTTAAAGAGCTTCATTGATGAATGCAATGCTTTGACTAGTATACGACACCGTAACATCCTCAAGATTGTATCTTCATGCTCAAGTGTTGATTATGAAGGGAATGACTTCAAAGCTttagtttttgagttcatgCGGAATGGAAATCTGGACCAGTGGCTGCACCCAAGTACTGATGAGTATTGtcattttaagaaattgagtCTCATGCAGAGACTGAATATAGTGATAGATGTAGCATCAGCATTGGATTATCTCCACAACCAGTATGACACACCAATTGCACATTGTGATCTAAAGTCAAGCAATGTACTCCTTGATGAAGGTATGATAGCTCATGTTGGTGACTTTGGATTGGCAAAATTCCTCTTTGAAGAATCCAATACTCCCtccaaaaatcaaacaatgtCAAATGGGCTCAAGGGTTCCGTTGGTTACATCCCTCCAG AGTACATCAACGGCCATGTTTCAATACTTGGAGATATATACAGCTATGGCATACTATTGCTGGAGATATTTACAGGAAAAAGACCAACAGATGACATGTTTAAAGATGATCTGAGCATTCACAAGTTTGTATTAATGGCCTTGCCCAGCCATGTCATGGATGTTCTTGACCTATCAATGttgcttgaagaagaaaacgaTCATGAAAAACATGAGGAAGAAGATTTGTTTCCAGACATTGAATCACAAGTTGCTCaaaagaaattagaagaaTGCTTGGTTTCAGTGATGAGAATTGGAGTCATGTGTTCTGCAGCTTCGCCAAGAGATCGGGTGGGCATGAAATTCGTTGTTAACAATCTGCAAGCGATTAGATCAAAAATAAGAATGCGAGAAGAATGA
- the LOC127903114 gene encoding LRR receptor-like serine/threonine-protein kinase EFR — protein MEYQFLNSKWFWLHFLEFIHVLWMTPGLKSAIIEVDDKLALIDFKSHITQDPLQIMSSWNDSIHFCNWVGVTCSLFNERVTALKLESKQLVGSIPPSVGNLTCLKVINLQENNFHGQIPDEIGRLQQLQDLNLTYNYLSGSIPSNLSHCRELRVFDTSANGLIGQIPDRLSSLEKLEIIRLGRNNLTGNIPAWIGNFSSLHVLWLALNDFHGNIPIELGQLSGLGIFQLYGNFLSGMIPSSIYNISSIHYISVTQNQLHGQLPSDVGLTLPNLEIFAGGVNYFTGSIPISLSNASKLQILDFSDNGLTGTIPENFGSLKSLVRLNFEINKLGSGKIGDLKFLSFLANCTSLVVGLIVSCSKFWEFRFHFRGWSPPEIEG, from the coding sequence ATGGAGTATCAATTTTTGAACTCCAAATGGTTTTGGCTACACTTCCTTGAGTTCATTCATGTTTTATGGATGACTCCAGGTTTAAAATCGGCAATCATTGAAGTTGATGACAAGCTTGCTTTAATTGACTTCAAGAGTCACATAACTCAAGATCCTCTGCAAATCATGAGCTCATGGAATGATTCAATACATTTCTGCAACTGGGTTGGTGTTACATGCAGTCTCTTCAATGAAAGAGTCACAGCCTTGAAGCTGGAATCAAAACAGTTAGTTGGCTCAATTCCTCCTTCTGTAGGAAACCTTACATGTCTTAAAGTAATCAACCTGCAAGAGAACAACTTTCATGGACAAATTCCTGACGAAATAGGCCGTTTACAGCAGCTGCAGGATCTCAATTTGACTTACAATTACCTTAGTGGGAGTATTCCATCAAATTTATCTCATTGTAGAGAACTTCGAGTGTTTGATACTAGTGCCAACGGTCTCATTGGCCAGATACCTGATCGGCTTAGTTCACTGGAAAAACTTGAAATCATTCGCCTCGGACGCAACAATCTTACAGGAAATATCCCAGCTTGGATAGggaatttttcttctttgcatGTTCTGTGGCTTgctctgaatgattttcatggaAACATACCAATTGAACTTGGCCAGCTTTCAGGCCTAGgaatttttcaactttatgGGAATTTTCTGTCTGGTATGATCCcttcttcaatttataatatctcATCCATACATTATATTTCTGTGACTCAAAACCAGCTGCACGGACAGCTGCCTTCAGATGTTGGCCTAACTCTTCCAAATCTGGAAATATTTGCTGGTGGCGTTAACTACTTTACAGGAAGTATTCCTATATCATTGTCTAATGCCTCCAAGCTTCAGATTCTTGACTTTTCAGATAATGGTCTCACTGGGACAATTCCTGAAAACTTTGGAAGCTTGAAAAGTCTAGTTAGACTTAATTTTGAGATCAACAAACTTGGAAGTGGGAAGATAGGCGACTTgaaatttctctctttcttggCTAATTGTACTAGTCTTGTGGTAGGCTTGATTGTTAGCTGCAGCAAGTTCTGGGAATTTCGTTTCCACTTTAGAGGGTGGAGTCCTCCAGAAATAGAAGGGTAA